The Lycium barbarum isolate Lr01 chromosome 10, ASM1917538v2, whole genome shotgun sequence genome includes a region encoding these proteins:
- the LOC132614667 gene encoding uncharacterized protein LOC132614667, translated as MIDHRGHVLQHMRKLWNNWRGSLHKKMKSKSLHEVLKDEPAGVEKSDWQWLVKEHFLSDKFKEASTRNSVNRSKVFMPHRTGSKPYREINYEMGGKDGNPPNMTIIFFETHKKDDELVEPETIEKYAEIQELVQSEPSLTNIEVVERCFGPQCKSHAVGFGGGITTKELKGGTTSKAALLEELKTTKKEKESLQNRMYILESKYERLERILVRQPSSPPLDQELED; from the exons ATGATTGATCATAGAGGTCATGTTCTGCAACATATGAGAAAACTTTGGAATAATTGGAGAGGATCATTGCACAAGAAAATGAAATCGAAGTCATTGCATGAGGTTCTAAAAGATGAGCCGGCAGGAGTAGAAAAGAGTGATTGGCAATGGTTGGTCAAGGAGCATTTCTTATCTGATAAATTTAAG GAAGCAAGTACAAGAAACTCAGTCAATAGGTCTAAGGTATTTATGCCTCATCGTACGGGTAGCAAACCTTATAGAGAGATTAATTACGAAATG GGAGGCAAAGATGGTAATCCACCAAACATGACAATTATTTTCTTTGAGACTCATAAGAAGGACGATGAGCTTGTCGAACCTGAAACCATCGAAAAATAT GCTGAAATCCAAGAGCTGGTACAATCTGAACCGTCTCTTACTAATATTGAGGTAGTGGAAAGGTGCTTTGGACCTCAATGCAAAAGTCATGCAGTTGGATTTGGGGGTGGGATAACCACTAAGGAGTTGAAAGGTGGTACCACCTCAAAGGCTGCATTGTTGGAAGAGCTTAAAACaactaaaaaagaaaaggaatcacTACAAAACCGCATGTATATTCTGGAGAGTAAATATGAACGGCTTGAACGTATATTGGTTCGTCAGCCTTCATCACCTCCACTAG ATCAAGAACTTGAAGATTGA